One Drosophila subobscura isolate 14011-0131.10 chromosome U, UCBerk_Dsub_1.0, whole genome shotgun sequence DNA window includes the following coding sequences:
- the LOC117901535 gene encoding uncharacterized protein LOC117901535 isoform X1, giving the protein MPHQQKSSVFYSERNDCMAGLKTTTQDALESGAKKQTARPEVFKKIVDFRSFQSNQYSADETFVPQDKDPLVSSYSKDYTWSGHGSKLRKCVPEETLPDPDFCRRQVNPFYSITSSPFKFMDDHLKIELVTEHRKKIDFFRQLRNQSQIFTDS; this is encoded by the exons ATGCCGCACCAGCAGAAATCGAGCGTGTTTTATAGTGAGCGGAATGACTGCATGGCGGGTCTGAAAACCACAACACAGGATGCCCTGGAAAGCGGtgcaaagaaacaaacagcACGTCCTGAAGTATTCAAGAAAATTGTGGATTTTCGTTCCTTCCAGTCGAATCA ATATTCAGCAGATGAGACGTTTGTGCCGCAAGATAAAGATCCTCTTGTTTCCAGCTATTCCAAGGACTACACCTGGTCAGGCCATGGTTCTAAATTGCGAAAATGTGTGCCCGAAGAAACCTTGCCAGATCCGGACTTTTGCCGCCGACAAGTTAATCCATTTTACAGCATAACCTCGAGCCCATTCAAATTCATGGATGATCATCTCAAGATAGAACTGGTGACTGAGCATCGAAAGAAAATTGACTTCTTCAGACAGCTAAG AAATCAATCTCAAATTTTCACAGATTCATAG
- the LOC117901535 gene encoding uncharacterized protein LOC117901535 isoform X2 — protein sequence MPHQQKSSVFYSERNDCMAGLKTTTQDALESGAKKQTFQSNQYSADETFVPQDKDPLVSSYSKDYTWSGHGSKLRKCVPEETLPDPDFCRRQVNPFYSITSSPFKFMDDHLKIELVTEHRKKIDFFRQLRNQSQIFTDS from the exons ATGCCGCACCAGCAGAAATCGAGCGTGTTTTATAGTGAGCGGAATGACTGCATGGCGGGTCTGAAAACCACAACACAGGATGCCCTGGAAAGCGGtgcaaagaaacaaaca TTCCAGTCGAATCA ATATTCAGCAGATGAGACGTTTGTGCCGCAAGATAAAGATCCTCTTGTTTCCAGCTATTCCAAGGACTACACCTGGTCAGGCCATGGTTCTAAATTGCGAAAATGTGTGCCCGAAGAAACCTTGCCAGATCCGGACTTTTGCCGCCGACAAGTTAATCCATTTTACAGCATAACCTCGAGCCCATTCAAATTCATGGATGATCATCTCAAGATAGAACTGGTGACTGAGCATCGAAAGAAAATTGACTTCTTCAGACAGCTAAG AAATCAATCTCAAATTTTCACAGATTCATAG